A window of Dorea formicigenerans contains these coding sequences:
- a CDS encoding ACT domain protein, which translates to MGISNTIQQLSVFLENREGRLDTVLKILAENDVNIVALSLADTSDYGMLRMIVSDPHKGKAALKDAGITAMLTDVVALRVPHATGSLSKAMHQIVEGEINVEYMYAFANGADAAAVLKSDDPARVIDILKGSGFDVYTADEAYQANR; encoded by the coding sequence TATCTGTATTTTTGGAAAACAGAGAGGGACGTTTGGACACTGTGCTTAAGATACTGGCTGAAAATGATGTAAATATCGTGGCATTAAGCCTGGCAGATACTTCTGATTATGGAATGCTCCGTATGATCGTATCAGACCCACACAAGGGAAAAGCTGCACTTAAGGACGCTGGGATCACAGCTATGCTGACAGATGTCGTGGCTCTTCGCGTACCTCATGCGACCGGTTCACTGAGCAAAGCGATGCATCAGATCGTGGAAGGTGAGATCAACGTGGAATATATGTACGCATTTGCAAATGGTGCAGACGCTGCAGCCGTTTTAAAGAGTGATGATCCTGCGAGAGTGATTGATATCTTAAAAGGAAGCGGATTTGACGTATACACAGCCGATGAGGCATACCAGGCAAATCGCTAA
- a CDS encoding AEC family transporter has protein sequence MVLLQQMGILFVYMMIGYVACKKEYFDQEFGKKLSWLVVNVANPMLAISAVVNNEEQIAKKDFYVTVLLAICFYAFFLILAQILPRLIGVQKSDIGVYKMMTTFNNIGFMGFPVIAAAYGNGALIYAVPFSIMFNILCYTWGIQTLCGGGEKGNWKRIINIGTISGIISIVLFFMQIPVPKMICSLSAGLSNLTGPLSMLVIGISIAAMELKDLFTDVKLLKFALIKLLAVPVAAMLLVCQVIDNRLICEVFLVMMATPAASMCAMLSQQYGGDYELAAKGVALTTILSVVTMPIVSEIVFHIAV, from the coding sequence ATGGTATTATTACAGCAGATGGGGATTTTGTTCGTCTATATGATGATTGGGTATGTAGCATGTAAAAAGGAATATTTTGATCAGGAATTTGGAAAGAAATTATCCTGGCTTGTAGTAAATGTTGCGAATCCAATGTTGGCAATATCAGCAGTGGTGAACAATGAGGAACAGATCGCGAAAAAAGATTTTTATGTAACTGTATTGCTTGCAATATGTTTTTATGCGTTTTTTTTAATTCTTGCGCAGATCCTGCCAAGACTGATTGGTGTACAAAAGTCAGACATTGGTGTATATAAAATGATGACTACCTTTAATAATATTGGATTTATGGGCTTTCCGGTGATTGCTGCAGCATATGGAAATGGAGCACTGATCTATGCAGTTCCGTTTTCTATCATGTTCAATATTCTCTGCTATACATGGGGAATCCAGACGCTCTGTGGGGGTGGTGAAAAGGGAAATTGGAAAAGAATTATAAATATAGGAACCATAAGTGGGATTATTTCGATTGTTTTGTTTTTTATGCAGATCCCGGTTCCGAAAATGATCTGTTCTCTCTCAGCAGGACTCAGTAATCTGACAGGTCCGCTTAGTATGCTGGTGATTGGTATTTCTATCGCTGCAATGGAATTGAAAGATTTGTTCACAGATGTAAAACTGTTGAAATTTGCATTAATTAAATTACTGGCTGTCCCTGTTGCTGCAATGCTTCTTGTATGTCAGGTAATAGATAATCGGTTGATCTGCGAAGTATTTCTGGTCATGATGGCAACACCGGCAGCGAGCATGTGTGCAATGCTGTCTCAGCAGTATGGAGGGGATTATGAACTGGCAGCAAAAGGCGTGGCGCTGACTACAATCTTGTCCGTTGTAACGATGCCAATTGTATCTGAAATCGTATTTCATATTGCTGTATAG
- a CDS encoding cold-shock protein: MKGTVKWFNNQKGYGFISDESGNDVFVHYSGLNMEGFKSLEEGQEVEFDVTEGAKGPQAVNVTKL, from the coding sequence ATGAAAGGTACAGTTAAATGGTTTAACAACCAAAAAGGTTACGGTTTTATTTCTGATGAGTCCGGAAACGATGTTTTCGTACACTACTCAGGACTGAACATGGAAGGATTCAAGTCTCTTGAGGAAGGACAGGAAGTAGAATTCGACGTTACTGAGGGAGCTAAAGGACCTCAGGCTGTTAACGTAACTAAGCTTTAA
- the ptsP gene encoding phosphoenolpyruvate--protein phosphotransferase has product MITLTGKKISEGIAIGKLTFYKRDIKEIKRIYVKDVEKEIQRYKKAREKAIAELELVYDLSVREVGEANAAIFEMQKELLENQEYTDFIMKRILEEKLNAEYIVQTSVEQLIRISSHQQNNPIQGKEEDVRDVAIRVIRILSRSWKDRMLTDEPFVMAARDIYPSEALQFDKAKVLGFVTMYGTINSHTAVLARTKGIPAVIGLGESLKEEYDGKTIIIDGYEGKIYIEPDYATLTKMRERKDANLRHVRNLERLKGKENITQSGQRIDICANVGTREDIENVLRSDAGGIGLFRSEFLYMEMGSKLPSEEQLFQVYKLAAESMGANRVVVRIADFGGDKMVESVDLGEQANPAIGLRGIRIMMEKEELFLPQFRAILRASALGNVSIMFPMVTSMEEVAAAKALLEKAKKQLKDEKTAYNENIEIGVMIETPAAVMISGELAREVDFFSIGTNDLLQLTLGMDRENPKLDKYYNPYHPALMKMIRIVANNVHLEGKRISICGDLAADLSMTEFFVQIGIDELSVAPHQVLGLRKKIREIQ; this is encoded by the coding sequence ATGATTACACTGACAGGAAAAAAGATATCCGAAGGCATTGCAATCGGGAAATTAACATTTTATAAAAGAGATATCAAAGAGATTAAAAGAATCTATGTAAAAGATGTAGAGAAGGAGATTCAGCGCTATAAGAAAGCAAGAGAAAAAGCAATTGCTGAATTGGAACTTGTCTATGATCTTTCTGTGCGCGAAGTCGGTGAGGCAAATGCAGCAATCTTTGAGATGCAAAAGGAACTCCTGGAGAATCAGGAATATACAGATTTTATCATGAAGCGGATCCTGGAAGAAAAACTCAATGCAGAGTATATTGTTCAGACATCTGTAGAACAGTTGATCCGTATCAGTAGTCATCAGCAGAATAATCCAATTCAGGGAAAAGAAGAAGATGTCAGAGACGTGGCAATTCGTGTGATCCGCATCTTGTCCCGAAGCTGGAAGGATCGTATGCTGACAGATGAGCCGTTTGTCATGGCTGCGAGAGATATATATCCAAGTGAAGCGCTTCAGTTCGATAAGGCAAAGGTACTGGGGTTTGTGACTATGTACGGAACAATTAATTCACATACTGCCGTTCTGGCCAGAACGAAAGGAATTCCGGCGGTCATCGGTCTTGGAGAATCTCTGAAAGAAGAATATGACGGAAAGACAATTATTATAGATGGTTATGAAGGAAAGATTTATATTGAGCCTGACTATGCAACTCTAACGAAGATGCGGGAACGCAAGGATGCGAATCTGAGACATGTCAGGAATCTGGAACGTCTGAAAGGTAAGGAGAACATTACCCAGAGTGGTCAGAGAATTGATATCTGTGCCAATGTAGGCACAAGAGAAGATATTGAAAATGTTTTAAGAAGTGATGCCGGTGGAATTGGATTATTCCGGAGCGAATTTCTGTATATGGAAATGGGAAGCAAACTGCCTTCCGAAGAGCAGCTCTTTCAAGTTTATAAACTGGCAGCAGAGTCTATGGGAGCCAACCGTGTTGTTGTCCGAATCGCAGATTTTGGCGGTGACAAGATGGTAGAAAGTGTAGATCTTGGAGAACAGGCAAATCCGGCGATTGGGTTGCGTGGAATACGTATTATGATGGAAAAAGAAGAATTGTTCCTTCCACAGTTTCGCGCGATTCTCAGAGCTTCTGCACTTGGAAATGTATCTATTATGTTTCCGATGGTTACATCCATGGAGGAAGTGGCAGCGGCAAAAGCCCTGCTTGAAAAGGCAAAGAAGCAATTGAAAGATGAAAAGACTGCTTATAATGAGAATATTGAAATTGGAGTCATGATCGAGACTCCGGCAGCAGTCATGATCAGTGGAGAACTGGCAAGAGAAGTAGATTTCTTCAGTATCGGAACGAATGATCTGTTGCAGCTTACACTTGGCATGGATCGTGAAAATCCAAAACTGGACAAGTATTATAACCCATACCACCCGGCTTTGATGAAGATGATCCGAATCGTAGCCAACAATGTACATCTGGAAGGAAAAAGAATCAGCATCTGTGGAGATTTGGCAGCAGATCTGAGCATGACAGAATTCTTCGTACAGATTGGAATTGACGAACTGTCCGTAGCGCCACACCAGGTACTTGGACTTAGAAAGAAGATCCGAGAGATACAGTAG